The genomic DNA GTTTTTCATATAGAGATATATATCTCTATATACACAtacatatgtatatatacacacatctattatatatatatatatatatatatatatatatatatatatatatatatatatatatatatatatatatatatatacatatatacacacacacaactattTTGGTACTTTATATTCATGAAAGGGTGGTGCGCCCTCATCTAGGAATTCCATTTGTGAAGGGAAAGAAATCAAATGGGATACGATAAATCTGACAGACCACACTAGTCTTAATGATTGGTGGTCCAATGTTTTCAGGAGACCATGTTGTCGTAATCCCTTCACAATGTGGACCTGAAATGGCAGGCCTGGCGAAAGAGATTACACTTCGCattttgtaatttaaaaaaatatatttacaaTATCTCATGGTTTACTAGTAAGTATCACATCAGTGAGTTTAAGCATGGCTTTAAGAGCAAGTCATTGCAGAACAATTTTGCTCAAAAGCAATTAGTATTTATCAATATTTGGACTTAACAGTGGCTGTGGGAAGGAAATCATAATTTTGGTCAAAAAGCAGCTTTTTGAAAATAATTTGTTCCAAAGAGGAACTGACTGAACTTAGATTTTTTTTTATAACTTAGGTCTAAGAGCTCAGACTTACCACTTTACCAGGCCTTGCCCATGTGCAAATAAAGCCCTCTTGACAGGCAGTGACAATACAGTCTTCAAGAAATATTAATACAGTCAGTCTTTCATGTGCTATCTTTTTACAGATAAGAGGCTCTAACAAGGGCACATCATCCATTCTAGGGCAGAGAGATGTTCCCAGAGTTTTAGCTGAGTccattttagttttggtgactagaTTTAGTTTGTCACTGCTTTTGCTGGAAATGTGGCCCATGCTGTGATTTCGTTTGTGATCCTTCTCATGGTGTCTTTCCTTGCGGTCGTGTAGTGATAAGGTTGCAAATTTACTGACTCCAGAAGCAATTGCACCATCCAGAACGTTGCTTTTGTTATTGACGTTCGTAACTGCTGAGTGCGGAAGGCTATTTGatcgaggaagaggaggaggtaagGAGTTGCTGGGTGTTGTAGTGATGCTGCTATTACCATTGCTTCCAGTGCTGGTTGCAACATTTCCAGCTGATGGGCTTGTGGCATTCATCACATTTGTGTGTGTCCGAGCACGTGAAAGAGGTTGATGAGGGAACAGAATATCTTCCGTCAGATCCCATAAACAGAGCTGTGTGTCTTGGCCAACAGAGCCAAACCTATATGTGACACTTACAGGACGACTGTCTGTAGAATTCCTTTTTGACAACCTAGATTGTGTACTATTTGCTCGATCTCTGCCGAAGTGTATTTGGTCTTGGAAGTCCTCATCACTCCCACTGAACTCCATAGGATCATTTTCTTCTACACTAGTGGTATAAGGGTCAAATGCAACAACACTGACCCACGACTTATGTCCATGTCCCCTGGCTATTACACGACAGTCTATAAAAGACCACACGGTCACTAGATCATCCTCTCCACCTGTCACAATGTATTTTCCATCTGGACTCCAACACACACAAAGCAGTCCTCCAAAGTAACTTTTCATTGTACCATGCAACTCCACCGAATCAAAGTTAAACACACGGAGAAATCCATCCTGACTTACACAAGCAAGGTACTTCCCATCAGGAGAGAATGCAAATTCATTCAGGGCCCCTTCTCCAACCGTCCATTTGAGTAAAGGGTTTCTTGTAGATTTGCTTTTGCAGGTGTGAACTGCATAATTGTCTCCTTGTTTCAGTGGCTGATAATGTGGTGTTGTGGTACCACAAGAGTGTTCCACATTATACAAGTACATATTGCCACTGGAATGAGATACTAAGAAGAGGCTTTCTGAACCAGGAACCCATTTTACACAGGTTACTCGTGACTTGTCTATtaacctctgttgaggaaaaagacaAGTCTATTAGTATTTCTACTGTGCAATATCTTCTAAACTATTGAAGCATGTAGCGGATAGAACAGTTAAAATTAAAACAAGGTACATTCAATTTCCTTTACAAACAACCTTTTAAAATACTATTAAAACCTTATATTAGCCTACTACAAAACAATGATCACTTTAGTTATCAAAATATATAGCAATGAGCCACTTACTATTGAATGTTGGATAAAAAGGACCTGAATGACCAAATCtaaatatataatataaaataaaaacaagaaatgctggaaatgctcagcaggtctggcagcatctgtggagagagaagcagagttaaggtttcaggtcagtgacccttcgtctgcttgaattctgataaagggtcactgacctgaaacgttaactctgcttctctctccacagatgctgccagacctgctgagtatttccagtatttcttgtttgtatgtcagatttccagcatctgcagtattttgcttttaaatctaAATATCTATCCTTCACCATTATACTGGCTGGGTTAGTCATTTTGATCTTTAATAGATCAAGCCACAAACGTAGATGGTCACTGTGTTACGTTTTGCGAGTGAGTGGGTCACTGAACCAAGATCAATATCGTAACTTCAGATCATGGATGTCCCCAGGTTTTGATAAATTTAACAATCCAACTTGGGAATAGTGAGTTAGGCAAAAAAAATTGACTCCATTTGCAATCAATTGTCTCCCAATCTCATACATGGTATATTCCCTAGGTGACTTGGACTGTCACCTGGATTTTGCTGTACTAATTAATGGTGAGGCTGTAGCACTCACCGTTGTCAGTTTTATCCAGTAACAACAACTTCTGGCATCCATATATGCACTGTTAAAAGCGGAAATCCGGAAGTTGCTGTGATACCCTGCTCTTCTACAGGTTGCAGTCTTTTCCAATGGAATCTGCACAGGGATCATTGTCATGGCGTGAACTTAGGCTAATTACCCAAATTCTCGACTAAAGAACGATGAAAAAGTTAGGATTTGTTCAATCAGGagtaaatgatttttttaaaacagGGTAGTAAATGATAACTGTTTAACAacaaagtgtggagtctcattccctcaagAAAATTAATGTTGCAACTTTTAATAGTTCTTTTTTTGCTCTTTATGTCTTCCCTTAATCCCATATGCATGTCCCAATATTTATTTCACTTCATGCACCATGATTTAAAAGTAATTTCTATTTCCAGTTTTCTTTTTACTTCCAGCATTGCAGTCGGTCTTCAATCTAATTGGTTTACAAGCCTCCCTGCCGTTTGCCCTCTTCATAGGGTGTGGGTGAAGCTGAAGATTCAGCTGATTGCACAAGCATTTAAAGAAATATGGAAGTCTGTTACCCTTCCATATCATACACTTTTTAGATCAAGATCAACTGGGGAAATTTCCTCAAATATGGCTCCAATGGGATGGATGGATCAGTTAGTCCTCAGTTGTAAAGTGATGGGTGAATTGTAGAGCACACCTTGAACAGCCTTTCGCTGTATTTGCATATGGTCGTGCGAGAGAACGCAAGCGCTTTCTCCCACTGTCGAATTATAGGATATTCTGGTTCTTCTTCCTTGACAAAGTGACACATTGGATACTCAACATGTAGTCAATGAAAACATTACAAGAGGGGGAATTAAGCAACAGAGATATCATTTGTTAACTTCCTAACAGATCCAATGTAATACAGTTGTAGTTTTAGACTTGCCTAAAGTGTCTTTCTCACTATAAAGTCTTAATGGTGAAATGATTTTCTTTAAATTAAAAATGAGACCCTGAAAGCAAGATTAAACATTTAACTCTAAGGAGATAGGAATAATTAAAATATAAATCAAGTATAGATTTGGAGTACCAGTAAACTAAAAGGTACATTTTATATCCAAGTCAAAATCTGTCATCTTTCAATAGGGAATATACTTTGAAAACCTGGCCTGCTGGATTGTCCAATTTAAACAAGCAGCTCTTAATGACAAGAGTGCAGCAGATAACCAAATCTGTGAGCTACAGAGTTATGCAAGAATTCAATACAGCCTATCCAACATTGGGAAACTGGGTTTTACAAAGAGCTTTGGTAGCAGTATCCCAAATTGCACCACCCATGACAGAATCCAAAAAAATCTCTGGGAACTTCAAAGCCTCAAAAGAAGTGCAGTAAAACATAACTTCAACCCTATGCTTGGTATAAAAAAAACTTTCCCAAAATACTTGGAACTTATGGCCTGGTTCATCTTCATATTTCTTGTCTTCACACAGAACAAACTGCCATTGAAAAACCCATCAGATGTCAGTTGAAAAAAGGTGCAAGGAACCCATGTGATAAATATGGTGGACTGTATCCTTCCATAAAGGTGAGAACAACACTCATGAAATTTTACAATAGTAGCTGGAATGAAATACAATAATTAGCATAACCATAGGTACACAGGGGTTACAGGACCAGAAAAGGTAATGCAGCCAAGCTACTGGTCCTAAAAGCTAATACCTCACACTAACCAACTCGCACAAATACAGAACtaaatctctttaaaaaaaaaacttctttccCCACATAATTTGCCTCCTTGAGTGATCTATTCCACTTTTTCAGCAGCACCTGCATAAAGAAGTGTAATATAAACTAACTGTGCATCTTCCTTATTCTAAACGTAAACCTTTGTGCCCTAGTtccagagcagggttgtccaacatacgaccAGGATCCagcccgcggatgtaaactgtaccaggccattcctcatcctcgccagatgTCGGCAATGTGTCCGAACACAGACACCAGTGCTCGTGGTAAAAAAAATTTTGAAGATTGTGACTGGCAATTTCAGAGATGATATATTGCCCATTGGCTTCTTTCATTCCAGCATTTTTTTAAAAGCACAATGTCAGTTTCagtgctgacaggtgctgggagcaggggtggacacacagagaggggggggtgggtggagagacggagagatgttggggaggggggtggggggggaagagacggagagattggggggggggggagaaagagacggagagattgggggggggggaaagagacggagagattggggggggggaaagagacggagagattgggggggggaaagagacggagagattgggggggggggaaagagacggagagattggggggggggagaaaagagacggagagattgggggggggggaagagacggagagattgggggggggggaagagacggagagattgggggggggggaagagacggagagattgggggggggggggaagagacggagagattggggggggggggaagagacggagagattggggggggaagggacggagagatggggggggggaagggacggagagatggggggggggaagggacggagagatggggggggggaagggacggagagatgggggggggggaagggacggagagatggggggggggaagggacggagagatggggggggggaagggacggagagatggggggggggaagggacggagagatggggggggggggaagggacggagagatgggggggggaagggacggagagatgggggggggaagggacggagagatgggggggggaagggacggagagatgggggggggggaagggacggagagatggggggggagagagagactgagagacggggggggggggggagagagagactgagagacggggggggggagagagagagactgagagacggggggggggggagagagagagactgagagacggggggggggagagagagactgagagacggggggggggggagagagagactgagagacgggggggggggagagagagactgagagacgggggggggagagagagagactgagagacggggggggggggagagagagagactgagagacgggggggggggggagagagagactgagagacggggggggggggggagagagagactgagagacgggggggggagagagagactgggagacgggggggggggggggagagagagactgagagacgggggggggggggggagagagagactgagagacgggggggggagagagagactgggagacggagggggggggggggagacggagggggggggggggagacggagggggggggggagacggagggggggggggagacggagggggggggggagacggaggggggggggggagacggagggggggggggggagacggagggggggggggagacggaggggggggggggagacggagggggggggggagacggaggggggggggagagacggagggggggggggagagacggaggggggggggagagacggaggggggggggagagacggaggggggggggagagacggaggggggggggagagacggaggggggggggagagacggaggggggggggagagacggagggggggggggagagacggaggggggggggagagacggaggggggggggagagacggagggggggggggagagacggagggggggggggagagacggaggggggggggagagacggaggggggggggagagacggaggggggggggagagacggaggggggggggagagacggagggggggggggagagacggaggggggggggagagacggaggggggggggagagacggagggggggggggagacggaggggggggggagacggagggggggggggagacggagggggggggggagacggaggagggggggggagacggagggggggggagacggagggggggggagacggaggggggggagacggaggggggggagacggaggggggggagacggaggggggggagacggagggggggggagacggaggggggggagagacggaggggggggagagacggaggggggggagagacggaggggggggagagacggaggggggggagagacggaggggggggagagacggaggggggggagagacggagggggggggagacggagggggggggagacggagggggggggagacggagggggggggagacggagggggggggagacggagggggggggagacggagggggggggagacggagggggggggagacggagggggggggagacggagggggggggagacggagggggggggagacggagggggggggagacggagggggggggagacggagggggggggagacggagggggggggagacggagggggggggagacggagggggggggagacggagggggggggagacggagggggggggagacggagggggggggagacggagggggggggagacggagggggggggagacggagggggggggagacggagggggggggagacggagggggggggagacggagggggggggagacggagggggggggagacggaggggggggg from Heterodontus francisci isolate sHetFra1 chromosome 9, sHetFra1.hap1, whole genome shotgun sequence includes the following:
- the wdr20a gene encoding WD repeat-containing protein 20 isoform X1, yielding MATEGGGKEMNEIKTQFTTREGVYKVLTHSEYSRPNRVPFNSQGSNPVKVSFVNVNDQSGNGDRICFNVGRELYFYIYKGVRKAADLSKPIDKRIYKGTQPTCHDFNHLTATAESVSLLVGFSAGQVQLIDPVKKETSKLFNEERLIDKSRVTCVKWVPGSESLFLVSHSSGNMYLYNVEHSCGTTTPHYQPLKQGDNYAVHTCKSKSTRNPLLKWTVGEGALNEFAFSPDGKYLACVSQDGFLRVFNFDSVELHGTMKSYFGGLLCVCWSPDGKYIVTGGEDDLVTVWSFIDCRVIARGHGHKSWVSVVAFDPYTTSVEENDPMEFSGSDEDFQDQIHFGRDRANSTQSRLSKRNSTDSRPVSVTYRFGSVGQDTQLCLWDLTEDILFPHQPLSRARTHTNVMNATSPSAGNVATSTGSNGNSSITTTPSNSLPPPLPRSNSLPHSAVTNVNNKSNVLDGAIASGVSKFATLSLHDRKERHHEKDHKRNHSMGHISSKSSDKLNLVTKTKMDSAKTLGTSLCPRMDDVPLLEPLICKKIAHERLTVLIFLEDCIVTACQEGFICTWARPGKVGLLSSQNQANSPSGTVV
- the wdr20a gene encoding WD repeat-containing protein 20 isoform X2, with the protein product MTMIPVQIPLEKTATCRRAGYHSNFRISAFNSAYMDARSCCYWIKLTTRLIDKSRVTCVKWVPGSESLFLVSHSSGNMYLYNVEHSCGTTTPHYQPLKQGDNYAVHTCKSKSTRNPLLKWTVGEGALNEFAFSPDGKYLACVSQDGFLRVFNFDSVELHGTMKSYFGGLLCVCWSPDGKYIVTGGEDDLVTVWSFIDCRVIARGHGHKSWVSVVAFDPYTTSVEENDPMEFSGSDEDFQDQIHFGRDRANSTQSRLSKRNSTDSRPVSVTYRFGSVGQDTQLCLWDLTEDILFPHQPLSRARTHTNVMNATSPSAGNVATSTGSNGNSSITTTPSNSLPPPLPRSNSLPHSAVTNVNNKSNVLDGAIASGVSKFATLSLHDRKERHHEKDHKRNHSMGHISSKSSDKLNLVTKTKMDSAKTLGTSLCPRMDDVPLLEPLICKKIAHERLTVLIFLEDCIVTACQEGFICTWARPGKVGLLSSQNQANSPSGTVV
- the wdr20a gene encoding WD repeat-containing protein 20 isoform X3 yields the protein MYLYNVEHSCGTTTPHYQPLKQGDNYAVHTCKSKSTRNPLLKWTVGEGALNEFAFSPDGKYLACVSQDGFLRVFNFDSVELHGTMKSYFGGLLCVCWSPDGKYIVTGGEDDLVTVWSFIDCRVIARGHGHKSWVSVVAFDPYTTSVEENDPMEFSGSDEDFQDQIHFGRDRANSTQSRLSKRNSTDSRPVSVTYRFGSVGQDTQLCLWDLTEDILFPHQPLSRARTHTNVMNATSPSAGNVATSTGSNGNSSITTTPSNSLPPPLPRSNSLPHSAVTNVNNKSNVLDGAIASGVSKFATLSLHDRKERHHEKDHKRNHSMGHISSKSSDKLNLVTKTKMDSAKTLGTSLCPRMDDVPLLEPLICKKIAHERLTVLIFLEDCIVTACQEGFICTWARPGKVGLLSSQNQANSPSGTVV